In the Trueperaceae bacterium genome, one interval contains:
- the aceE gene encoding pyruvate dehydrogenase (acetyl-transferring), homodimeric type, whose protein sequence is MADVLDRLLDLDRSQLGPDELAELNAVEMKEWLESLDYVLASGGADRVIEILDRLEAHAEKHGIRLPFESDTSYVNTIPVEEQPEYPGDLELERKITNLIRWNAMAMVVHANKDSPGIGGHIATYASAAILYEVGFNHFFRGPGKGPDADLVYFQGHASPGFYARSYLEHRFDDARMLNFRRELQATPGLSSYPHPWLMPDYWSFPTVSMGLGPITSIYQARFRRYLEDRGLYPKGSGKVWAFVGDGETDEPETLGAIRVASRAKLDNLIWVLNANLQRLDGPVFGNGQIIQELEGIFRGSGWNVIKVAWGSAWDDLLKRDAQGVVVKRFEELVDGESQRYAAFGGPELKERFFNTPELKELVKDWSDDDFAKLNRGGHDPVKVYAAFDRATKHEGQPTVIIARTVKGYGMGSAGEAQNITHQQKKLDENEMRAFRDRFNLPISDEDIVDKPFHRPPEDSPEHQYLVKHREALGGFLPARSVKAAPLAPPPADSFEEFMTPSSGHAVSTTMVMVNVMRRLLRDPNWGKLVVPIVPDEARTFGMEAFFRQIGIYSPVGQLYEPVDSAHLMYYKESRDGQILEEGITEAGGMASFIAAGTAYANYGVNTVPFYLYYSMFGYQRVGDLIWAAGDSHAKGFLVGATAGRTTLAGEGLQHQDGHSHVLTYPVPNLMSYDPTFAHELAIIVREGLRRMYQEQEDIFYYVTVGNENYPQPGAPSHLSREQLEDGVLKGMYLFRPASRKRSKLHAQLFGSGSIMNCVLEAQEILERDYGVAATVWSVTSYKELHRDALQVERYNRLNPDQPQHRPYVAELLAGAKGVFVAASDYMKILPDALAAHLPRPMVSLGTDGYGRSEAREELRDFFEVDARHIVFATLTALARDGLVDKQTLLTARHDLDIHPDKADPYVD, encoded by the coding sequence ATGGCAGACGTCTTGGATCGCTTGCTTGATCTGGACCGCTCACAACTAGGGCCCGACGAGCTGGCGGAACTGAACGCGGTCGAGATGAAGGAGTGGCTCGAGTCGCTGGATTACGTGTTGGCCAGCGGCGGCGCCGACAGGGTCATCGAGATCCTCGACCGCCTCGAGGCCCACGCCGAGAAGCACGGCATCAGGCTGCCGTTCGAATCGGACACCTCGTACGTGAACACCATCCCGGTCGAGGAGCAGCCGGAATACCCCGGCGACCTCGAGCTGGAGCGCAAGATCACCAACCTCATCCGCTGGAACGCCATGGCCATGGTGGTCCACGCCAACAAGGACTCGCCCGGCATCGGCGGCCACATCGCCACCTACGCCTCCGCCGCCATCCTCTACGAGGTCGGCTTCAACCACTTCTTCCGCGGGCCGGGCAAGGGCCCAGACGCGGACCTCGTCTACTTCCAGGGGCACGCCAGCCCCGGCTTCTACGCCCGCTCCTACCTCGAACACCGCTTCGACGACGCCAGGATGCTCAACTTCCGGCGCGAGCTGCAGGCCACGCCGGGCCTCTCCTCCTACCCGCACCCGTGGCTCATGCCAGACTACTGGAGCTTCCCCACCGTCTCCATGGGCCTCGGGCCCATCACCTCCATCTACCAGGCGCGCTTCCGCCGCTACCTCGAGGACCGCGGCCTCTACCCGAAGGGGAGCGGCAAGGTGTGGGCCTTCGTCGGTGACGGCGAGACGGACGAACCCGAGACGCTCGGCGCCATCCGCGTCGCGTCGCGCGCCAAGCTCGACAACCTGATCTGGGTCCTCAACGCCAACCTGCAGCGCCTCGACGGGCCCGTCTTCGGCAACGGCCAGATCATCCAGGAGCTGGAAGGCATCTTCCGTGGCTCGGGTTGGAACGTCATCAAGGTCGCCTGGGGCAGCGCCTGGGACGACCTCCTCAAGCGCGACGCCCAGGGCGTGGTCGTCAAGCGCTTCGAGGAACTCGTCGACGGCGAGTCGCAACGCTACGCGGCGTTCGGCGGGCCCGAGTTGAAGGAGCGCTTCTTCAACACGCCGGAGCTCAAGGAGCTCGTCAAGGACTGGAGCGATGACGACTTCGCCAAGCTGAACCGCGGCGGGCACGACCCGGTCAAGGTCTACGCCGCCTTCGACCGCGCCACCAAGCACGAGGGCCAGCCCACCGTCATCATCGCGCGGACCGTGAAGGGTTACGGCATGGGCTCGGCCGGCGAGGCGCAGAACATCACCCACCAGCAGAAGAAGCTGGACGAGAACGAGATGCGCGCCTTCCGCGACCGCTTCAACCTGCCCATCAGCGACGAGGACATAGTCGACAAGCCGTTCCACCGGCCCCCCGAGGACAGCCCCGAGCACCAGTACCTCGTCAAGCACCGCGAGGCGCTCGGCGGCTTCCTGCCGGCGCGCAGCGTCAAGGCCGCGCCGCTCGCCCCGCCGCCGGCCGACTCCTTCGAGGAGTTCATGACGCCCAGCTCCGGCCACGCCGTCTCCACCACCATGGTGATGGTGAACGTGATGCGGCGGCTACTGCGCGACCCGAACTGGGGCAAGCTGGTCGTGCCGATCGTCCCCGACGAGGCGCGCACGTTCGGCATGGAGGCGTTCTTCCGCCAGATCGGCATCTACTCTCCCGTGGGTCAGCTCTACGAGCCCGTCGACAGCGCGCACCTCATGTACTACAAGGAGTCGCGCGACGGCCAGATCCTCGAGGAGGGCATCACCGAGGCGGGCGGCATGGCGTCGTTCATCGCGGCCGGCACGGCCTACGCCAACTACGGCGTGAACACGGTGCCGTTCTACCTCTACTACTCGATGTTCGGCTACCAGCGCGTGGGCGACCTCATCTGGGCCGCCGGCGACAGCCACGCCAAGGGCTTCCTGGTCGGCGCAACCGCCGGTCGCACCACGCTCGCCGGCGAGGGGCTGCAGCACCAGGACGGGCACTCGCACGTCCTCACCTACCCGGTCCCCAACCTGATGTCCTACGACCCGACGTTCGCTCACGAGCTGGCCATCATCGTGCGCGAGGGGCTGCGCCGCATGTACCAGGAGCAGGAGGACATCTTCTACTACGTGACGGTCGGGAACGAGAACTACCCGCAGCCCGGCGCGCCGTCGCACCTCTCGCGTGAGCAGCTCGAGGACGGCGTCCTCAAGGGCATGTACCTGTTCCGGCCCGCCAGCCGCAAGCGCAGCAAGTTGCACGCCCAACTGTTCGGCAGCGGCAGCATCATGAACTGCGTGTTGGAGGCCCAGGAGATCCTCGAGCGCGACTACGGCGTGGCCGCCACCGTCTGGAGCGTGACCTCCTACAAGGAGCTCCACCGCGACGCCCTCCAGGTCGAGCGGTACAACCGCCTCAACCCCGACCAGCCGCAGCACCGGCCGTACGTCGCGGAGCTCCTCGCCGGCGCCAAGGGCGTGTTCGTGGCGGCGTCCGACTACATGAAGATCCTCCCGGACGCGCTCGCGGCGCACCTGCCGCGCCCGATGGTCTCCCTCGGCACCGACGGTTACGGGCGCAGCGAGGCGCGCGAGGAGTTGCGCGACTTCTTCGAGGTCGACGCCCGCCACATCGTGTTCGCCACCCTCACGGCCCTGGCCCGCGACGGCCTGGTCGACAAGCAGACGCTGCTCACCGCCCGCCATGACCTCGACATCCACCCCGACAAGGCCGACCCCTACGTCGACTGA
- a CDS encoding 5'-methylthioadenosine/adenosylhomocysteine nucleosidase, with translation MAEEVALLRASMHEAAKGSAGPFTWSEGELCGVPVLLAECGIGKVNAAALAQALLSAGAERVVFTGVAGAVDPRLGVGDVVISVDAVQHDVDVTALGYEPGEVPGSGRVWSADGALRAAAAAAARELPGVTVLEGRVASGDRFVADAGLVASLRTRFQAACAEMEGAAVAQVCAAWGVPFVIVRSISDSADHGAKVDFREFTALAAARADAVVRGLLRRLAAESSRPGIDPASG, from the coding sequence ATGGCCGAGGAGGTCGCGCTGCTGCGGGCCTCCATGCACGAGGCGGCCAAGGGGAGCGCCGGGCCGTTCACTTGGTCAGAAGGTGAGCTCTGCGGGGTGCCCGTCCTGCTGGCGGAGTGCGGCATCGGCAAGGTGAACGCGGCGGCGTTGGCGCAGGCGCTACTGAGCGCGGGCGCGGAGCGCGTGGTCTTCACGGGGGTGGCCGGCGCCGTCGACCCGCGCCTCGGGGTGGGCGACGTGGTGATCAGCGTCGACGCGGTTCAGCACGACGTCGACGTCACGGCGCTCGGTTACGAGCCTGGCGAGGTGCCCGGCTCTGGTCGTGTGTGGAGCGCGGATGGCGCCCTGCGCGCCGCGGCCGCCGCGGCGGCGCGCGAGCTGCCGGGCGTGACGGTCTTGGAGGGGCGCGTGGCGTCGGGCGACCGGTTCGTCGCCGACGCCGGCCTGGTGGCAAGCCTGCGTACCCGCTTCCAGGCGGCCTGCGCCGAGATGGAGGGGGCGGCGGTGGCGCAGGTGTGTGCCGCCTGGGGGGTGCCGTTCGTCATCGTGCGTAGCATCTCCGACTCGGCGGATCACGGCGCCAAGGTGGACTTCAGGGAGTTCACGGCGCTGGCGGCAGCGCGCGCCGATGCGGTGGTGCGGGGGTTGTTGCGGCGCCTGGCGGCGGAGTCATCACGGCCCGGCATCGACCCGGCTTCTGGTTAA
- the lysA gene encoding diaminopimelate decarboxylase: protein MTDDILRAVAAEYGTPTYVYDLDLVSARVAAVRGAFPGAEIRYAVKANANGALLRHLADLGVGAEALTLGELERALRAGFAPERVVLGGPGHTAALAERAARAGVGLVSLDSEGAWELWRAVDAPTTRFLVRLNPGFDPHTHDHLATAAPESKFGEPLPAARRLARSVAATGRLAGFHVHAGSMLADPAVAGLVVAALEPLHDEFADLEYADVGGGLAVPDPPLAQFAAAYRAFASSRGVRLMLEPGRLLVAEAGTLLTTVLHVKESARRHVIADAGMADLLRPALYGAAHPVRSLAAAAPYRGPSTDVDGPLCENADRLARDADLGEVRPGDLLAVGWAGAYGFAMASNYASSLRPAEVVVAGGATHLTRRREVPEDLWRLEQDH from the coding sequence ATGACCGACGACATCCTGCGCGCCGTGGCGGCCGAGTACGGCACGCCGACTTACGTCTACGACCTCGACCTGGTGAGCGCCCGCGTCGCGGCGGTGAGGGGCGCCTTCCCGGGCGCCGAGATCCGGTACGCCGTGAAGGCGAACGCCAACGGCGCCCTGCTCCGCCACCTGGCTGACCTGGGGGTCGGGGCCGAGGCCCTGACGCTCGGCGAGCTCGAGCGCGCCCTCAGGGCAGGTTTCGCGCCCGAGCGCGTCGTCCTCGGTGGACCCGGCCACACGGCCGCCCTCGCCGAGCGGGCGGCTCGGGCGGGCGTCGGGCTCGTCAGCCTCGACTCGGAGGGCGCCTGGGAGCTCTGGCGCGCGGTCGACGCGCCCACCACGCGCTTCCTGGTTCGACTCAACCCCGGTTTCGACCCGCACACGCACGACCACCTGGCCACCGCCGCTCCCGAGTCGAAGTTCGGGGAGCCGCTCCCGGCGGCGAGGCGGTTGGCGCGGAGCGTCGCGGCCACCGGCCGCCTGGCCGGCTTCCACGTCCACGCCGGCTCCATGCTCGCCGACCCGGCCGTGGCGGGGCTCGTGGTGGCCGCCCTGGAGCCGCTCCACGACGAGTTCGCCGACCTCGAGTACGCCGACGTGGGGGGCGGCCTCGCCGTGCCCGACCCCCCGCTGGCGCAGTTCGCCGCGGCCTACCGGGCGTTCGCGTCGAGTCGCGGCGTGCGGCTGATGCTCGAGCCCGGCCGCCTCCTGGTGGCGGAGGCCGGCACCCTCCTCACCACCGTCCTCCACGTCAAGGAGTCGGCCCGCCGCCACGTGATCGCCGATGCGGGCATGGCGGACCTGCTGCGGCCGGCGCTCTACGGCGCGGCCCATCCGGTAAGGAGCCTGGCCGCCGCGGCGCCGTACCGCGGCCCTTCGACCGACGTCGACGGACCCCTGTGCGAGAACGCCGACCGGCTCGCCCGCGACGCCGACCTGGGCGAGGTCCGGCCCGGCGACCTGTTGGCAGTCGGGTGGGCGGGGGCGTACGGCTTCGCGATGGCCTCCAACTACGCCTCCAGCTTGCGGCCGGCCGAGGTCGTCGTCGCCGGCGGCGCCACGCACCTGACCCGCCGGCGCGAGGTGCCAGAGGACCTCTGGCGGCTGGAGCAAGACCACTGA
- a CDS encoding IPT/TIG domain-containing protein gives MSPFPSSPCPRPRTSYHRSVGATALAALLVLALAACGGGPAPAPSGLTASTDIAASGATVTFTGANLGTGGTVTIGGVPATASSWTPDSITVTVPTGAPQGPQQAEVTTGGVTQSVPLFVGVDFPAGTLEQLAALALPRGTAVRLGAGRFAAATPELALDNLSLYGRGAAATTVAGPAWPDPLYLNADAGYDLVLADLTLETGFTAITATPLVAPGSLATDPDLSAALLSATGPADLLTALQATPVTTLAAADGSYELRDVNITPVPGAPGGILATLPGFSGVPEFYGGDLRLRGVTAANNDLVLYGGVGGDLDIAASRLQVGGAMLMSMGGTVAVDASTLSAGLETMSEGLMLTGMRGIELTGSDFSVKDGDLVVASGYTPLGGSYLAADFTVTDSTFSVTDEDPADADDLGELTLGLGRGTATVTGNIFKADRGMRVEAVVPGSLAVTFAANTVTAGKAGIASAWFGLVGGPMQVSELDGNTITFLSEGVVGFEIEAVGPSGVTSFTNNTVTGSGSGTALTVQQGSADMAVYFEATGNTFTGFANALHLAADSAVDREPFTARINDNVFDFVIDAAPKTATLDNMTVALSDLDATRNVWGTNTDAATVAGYVTALGTTEAGVLEVAPLTLP, from the coding sequence TTGTCCCCCTTCCCTTCCTCTCCTTGCCCTCGTCCTCGCACGAGCTACCACCGATCCGTCGGCGCGACCGCGCTCGCGGCGCTCCTCGTGCTCGCCCTAGCGGCCTGCGGTGGGGGCCCCGCGCCCGCACCGTCGGGGCTGACCGCCAGCACCGACATCGCGGCTTCCGGCGCGACCGTCACGTTCACGGGCGCCAACCTGGGTACCGGCGGCACCGTGACCATCGGCGGCGTGCCCGCTACCGCGAGCAGCTGGACGCCTGACTCGATCACCGTCACCGTCCCCACCGGAGCGCCTCAGGGACCCCAGCAGGCGGAGGTGACCACCGGCGGCGTCACGCAGTCCGTTCCTCTCTTCGTTGGCGTCGACTTCCCGGCGGGCACGCTGGAACAGCTGGCGGCCCTCGCCTTGCCCAGGGGCACGGCCGTCAGGCTCGGTGCCGGCCGCTTCGCCGCCGCCACGCCGGAACTGGCCCTCGACAACCTGAGCCTCTACGGTCGCGGCGCCGCCGCCACGACCGTGGCCGGCCCAGCCTGGCCCGACCCGCTCTACCTGAACGCTGACGCCGGCTACGACCTAGTGCTCGCCGACCTGACGCTGGAGACCGGCTTCACGGCGATCACCGCCACCCCGCTCGTCGCGCCCGGTTCCCTCGCCACCGACCCAGACCTGTCGGCGGCCCTGCTGTCCGCGACCGGTCCGGCCGACCTGCTGACGGCCCTCCAGGCGACGCCCGTGACGACGCTGGCGGCGGCCGACGGCTCCTACGAGCTGCGCGACGTGAACATCACGCCCGTCCCCGGCGCGCCGGGCGGCATACTCGCGACGCTCCCCGGGTTCTCCGGCGTGCCCGAGTTCTACGGCGGCGACCTCCGCCTGCGCGGCGTGACCGCCGCCAACAACGACCTCGTCCTCTACGGCGGGGTCGGCGGCGACCTCGACATCGCCGCCAGCCGCCTCCAGGTCGGGGGTGCGATGCTGATGTCGATGGGCGGCACGGTAGCGGTGGACGCCTCCACCCTAAGCGCCGGCCTCGAGACCATGTCCGAGGGTCTGATGCTCACGGGGATGCGGGGCATCGAACTCACCGGTTCGGACTTCTCCGTCAAGGACGGCGACCTGGTCGTGGCGAGCGGCTACACGCCGCTCGGCGGAAGCTACCTGGCAGCCGACTTCACGGTCACGGACAGCACGTTCAGCGTCACCGACGAGGACCCCGCGGACGCCGACGACCTCGGCGAGTTGACGCTCGGCCTCGGGAGGGGCACGGCCACCGTGACGGGCAACATCTTCAAGGCCGATCGCGGGATGCGGGTTGAGGCGGTCGTGCCGGGCTCCCTCGCCGTCACGTTCGCCGCCAACACCGTCACCGCCGGCAAGGCGGGCATCGCCTCGGCCTGGTTCGGGTTGGTCGGCGGGCCGATGCAGGTGTCGGAACTCGACGGCAACACGATCACGTTCCTGAGCGAGGGCGTCGTCGGCTTCGAGATCGAGGCGGTCGGCCCCAGCGGCGTCACCTCGTTCACGAACAACACGGTCACGGGATCCGGCAGCGGCACCGCGCTGACGGTACAGCAGGGCAGCGCCGACATGGCGGTCTACTTCGAGGCGACGGGCAACACCTTCACGGGCTTCGCGAACGCCCTGCACCTCGCGGCCGACTCGGCCGTCGACCGCGAGCCGTTCACGGCCCGCATCAACGACAACGTCTTCGACTTCGTCATCGACGCGGCCCCCAAGACCGCCACGCTCGACAACATGACGGTCGCCCTGTCGGACCTCGACGCGACGCGCAACGTGTGGGGCACCAACACCGACGCGGCCACCGTGGCCGGCTACGTCACGGCGCTCGGCACCACCGAGGCCGGCGTCCTCGAGGTCGCGCCCCTGACGCTGCCCTGA
- a CDS encoding right-handed parallel beta-helix repeat-containing protein, whose protein sequence is MIFNHLAWTRRGRPLAGAVLTGALLTGATLLLAACGGGPPPAPSGLAAATEVAAIGAPLALTGLNLGSGGTVTVGGVTATTTSWTPTAIEATVPAGAPQGPQVVEVTTGGVTLTTTLFVGVDFPAGTLEELAALALPRGTAVRLGTGRFEASSPELVLDNLSLYGRGSASTTLSSSGTPGMLYFYGDDGYDLVMADLTLELTGASVVPSPLTTLAAAGSSMAATPGALDALTSAAKLPDLADLARATPAYLTAQDSVGGSLDLRDVVLRPGGGAPPAFFATATLTSPPRFYGGDVTLTRVTTAGATSGLMLLLATGGDITIEDSTLSAAMGGVASVFGQARVRSSELTIDGIASGPLQVIGARGLEITSSTLHAVDRDIMVGAGGGFLGSAVPLMANVTVTDSSLTATDADTADADDEGELVVMFGAGEISLAGNHIRGDRGVAFTNPSEFAALLTVTGNDFTVGATGIATASLVSAGSGTQVTTFSDNEVTFLSAGGSVFGGNQPSTTVTGNTFTGVGSAGTALTVMQAEHESAVDFRATDNVFTGFLNALALQANADVAREPFAVRINDNRFGFPIDAAPKAATLTNMAATLSDLDATRNVWGTNTSAATVATYVTATNPADPSVLQIAPITLP, encoded by the coding sequence GTGATCTTCAACCACCTTGCCTGGACTCGCCGGGGCCGACCCCTCGCCGGAGCGGTCCTGACCGGCGCGCTCCTGACCGGCGCGACCCTGCTGCTCGCCGCCTGCGGTGGCGGCCCGCCCCCCGCCCCGTCGGGCCTGGCCGCGGCGACCGAGGTGGCCGCCATCGGCGCGCCCCTCGCCCTCACCGGCCTGAACCTCGGCAGCGGCGGCACGGTGACGGTGGGCGGCGTGACGGCCACCACGACCAGCTGGACGCCGACGGCGATCGAGGCGACCGTCCCCGCCGGCGCGCCGCAGGGGCCGCAGGTCGTCGAGGTGACCACCGGCGGCGTTACCCTCACCACCACCCTCTTCGTGGGCGTCGACTTCCCGGCGGGCACGCTCGAGGAGCTCGCCGCGCTCGCGCTGCCGCGCGGAACGGCCGTCAGGCTCGGCACCGGCCGCTTCGAGGCCTCGTCGCCAGAGCTCGTTCTCGACAACCTGAGCCTCTACGGGCGCGGCTCGGCCTCCACCACTCTCAGTAGCTCCGGCACGCCCGGCATGCTCTACTTCTACGGGGACGACGGCTACGACCTCGTCATGGCGGACCTGACGCTGGAACTCACCGGCGCGAGCGTCGTGCCGAGCCCGCTCACCACGCTGGCGGCGGCAGGAAGCTCCATGGCGGCGACGCCGGGGGCCCTCGACGCCCTGACGAGCGCCGCGAAGCTCCCGGACCTCGCGGACCTCGCCAGGGCCACGCCGGCCTACCTGACGGCGCAGGACTCCGTCGGCGGCTCGCTAGACCTCAGGGACGTCGTCCTCCGCCCCGGCGGCGGCGCGCCCCCTGCCTTCTTCGCCACGGCCACGCTGACGAGTCCGCCCAGGTTCTACGGCGGCGACGTGACCCTCACGCGCGTGACGACGGCCGGCGCCACCAGCGGCCTCATGCTCCTCCTCGCCACGGGCGGCGACATCACGATCGAGGACTCGACCCTGAGCGCCGCCATGGGAGGCGTCGCCTCCGTCTTCGGCCAGGCGCGCGTCAGGTCCTCGGAGCTGACGATCGACGGGATCGCCTCGGGCCCGCTGCAGGTCATCGGCGCGCGAGGCCTGGAGATAACCTCCTCGACCCTACACGCCGTGGACCGCGACATCATGGTGGGAGCCGGAGGCGGCTTCCTGGGCTCCGCCGTGCCCCTCATGGCCAACGTCACGGTCACCGACAGCAGCCTGACGGCGACGGACGCCGACACGGCCGACGCGGACGACGAAGGCGAACTGGTGGTGATGTTCGGGGCCGGGGAGATCAGCCTCGCCGGCAACCACATCCGAGGCGACCGAGGCGTGGCCTTCACTAACCCGTCCGAGTTCGCCGCGCTCCTCACCGTCACCGGCAACGACTTCACGGTGGGCGCCACCGGCATCGCCACGGCCAGCCTGGTCTCGGCCGGCTCCGGCACGCAGGTCACGACGTTCAGCGACAACGAAGTGACGTTCCTTAGCGCGGGCGGCTCCGTGTTCGGCGGGAACCAGCCGAGCACGACCGTGACGGGCAACACCTTCACGGGCGTCGGTTCCGCCGGCACAGCCTTGACGGTCATGCAGGCCGAGCACGAGTCCGCGGTCGACTTCAGGGCCACGGACAACGTCTTCACGGGCTTCCTCAACGCGCTCGCCCTCCAAGCGAACGCCGACGTGGCGCGCGAACCCTTCGCCGTCCGCATCAACGACAACCGCTTCGGCTTCCCCATCGACGCCGCTCCGAAGGCGGCGACGCTCACGAACATGGCGGCCACCCTGTCGGACCTCGACGCGACGCGCAACGTGTGGGGCACCAACACGAGCGCGGCCACGGTCGCGACCTACGTTACGGCCACCAACCCGGCCGACCCGAGCGTCCTGCAGATCGCCCCCATCACCCTCCCCTGA
- a CDS encoding NAD-dependent succinate-semialdehyde dehydrogenase, with amino-acid sequence MRDVKSLQGKYLTDAWRTAERTFPVVEPASGAVLAHAADCDAAEASQAAGVAWEAFLAWRSTSAFARATLLARWHDLILANEEVLATTMAREMGKALKESRGEVRYAAGFVGWYAEEAKRVYGDLFPGQDPDKRLLAVPQPVGPAFGITPWNFPLAMVTRKAAPALAAGCTFVLKPAEQSPLSALLLADLWLEAGGPAGTLQVLPTADPAAVAGPLIADRRVRKLTFTGSTEVGRLLYAQAAASVKRISLELGGHAPSLVFEDADLDVAVAQVMASKFRNAGQTCVCANRVYVHRSLVDEFAARYTAAAERLVVGDPLDPATDIGPLVDEQAVAKVERHVADAVAGGARVTTGGKAAGGLYYPPTVLTDVAPDALMLREETFGPVAPIVAFDSDAEAVRLANDTEYGLAAYVYTRDLARAFRVSEALEYGIVGVNDGVPSAPYAPFGGVKQSGIGREGGPWGIEEYLSVKYVSLGLGPA; translated from the coding sequence ATGAGAGACGTGAAGAGCCTGCAAGGCAAGTACCTGACGGACGCCTGGCGCACGGCCGAACGCACGTTCCCCGTGGTCGAGCCGGCCTCCGGCGCCGTCCTGGCGCACGCGGCCGACTGCGACGCGGCCGAGGCCTCCCAGGCGGCCGGCGTCGCCTGGGAGGCGTTCCTCGCCTGGCGGTCGACCAGCGCCTTCGCGCGCGCCACCCTCCTCGCACGCTGGCACGACCTCATCCTCGCCAACGAGGAGGTCCTGGCGACCACGATGGCGCGCGAGATGGGCAAGGCCCTCAAGGAGTCGCGGGGCGAGGTCCGCTACGCCGCCGGCTTCGTCGGCTGGTACGCGGAGGAAGCGAAGAGGGTCTACGGCGACCTCTTCCCAGGCCAGGACCCCGACAAGCGGCTGCTGGCCGTACCCCAGCCCGTCGGGCCGGCGTTCGGCATCACGCCATGGAACTTCCCCCTGGCGATGGTCACGCGCAAGGCGGCGCCCGCCCTGGCGGCCGGTTGCACCTTCGTGCTCAAGCCGGCCGAGCAGTCGCCGCTCTCGGCGCTCCTCCTGGCCGACCTGTGGCTCGAGGCCGGCGGCCCGGCCGGCACGCTGCAGGTCCTACCCACGGCCGACCCCGCCGCCGTCGCCGGGCCGCTCATCGCCGACCGGCGCGTCCGCAAGCTGACCTTCACGGGCTCCACCGAGGTCGGCCGGCTCCTATACGCCCAGGCGGCCGCGTCCGTGAAGCGCATCTCGCTCGAGCTGGGGGGCCACGCCCCGTCGCTCGTCTTCGAGGACGCCGACCTCGACGTCGCGGTCGCGCAGGTGATGGCCAGCAAGTTCAGGAACGCCGGGCAGACGTGCGTGTGCGCCAACCGCGTGTACGTGCACCGCTCCCTCGTCGACGAGTTCGCGGCGCGCTACACCGCCGCGGCCGAGCGCCTGGTTGTCGGCGACCCCCTCGACCCCGCCACCGACATCGGACCGCTGGTCGACGAGCAGGCCGTCGCCAAGGTCGAGCGCCACGTGGCCGACGCGGTCGCCGGCGGTGCCCGCGTCACCACGGGCGGCAAGGCCGCGGGCGGCCTGTACTACCCCCCGACCGTGCTCACCGACGTGGCGCCGGACGCGCTGATGCTGCGCGAGGAGACGTTCGGCCCGGTCGCCCCGATCGTGGCGTTCGACTCCGACGCCGAGGCCGTCCGCCTCGCCAACGACACCGAGTACGGCCTCGCCGCCTACGTCTACACCCGCGACCTGGCGCGCGCCTTCCGCGTCTCCGAGGCGCTCGAGTACGGCATCGTCGGCGTGAACGACGGGGTGCCGTCGGCGCCGTACGCGCCGTTCGGCGGTGTGAAGCAGTCGGGCATCGGCCGCGAGGGCGGCCCGTGGGGCATCGAGGAGTACCTGAGCGTCAAGTACGTCTCGCTGGGCCTCGGCCCGGCCTGA
- a CDS encoding GntR family transcriptional regulator, producing MTTKLMRVYGALREEILDGHLAPGERLILHDLAARLGVSPIPVREALRLLERDDLVEIQPHTRVAVKALPPEEALWAAELRGVLEPVAARDAAERVGDHDLANAARALAELRLWLETDHAPGYLASYAEFHDVVLAATPNRRLARAVTELRLVSRRFRAVYREESLARGTERDLTAVYQALEARDKGAAFASMRTHCRRSLAHLRERLAGAAASVTPAPGAERGGGTRRRPTDHAQQLDPLIKLW from the coding sequence ATGACCACCAAGCTGATGCGGGTCTATGGAGCCTTGCGGGAAGAGATCCTTGACGGCCACCTCGCGCCGGGCGAGCGCCTGATTCTTCACGACCTCGCCGCGCGCCTCGGCGTCAGCCCCATCCCCGTGCGCGAGGCGCTGCGGCTGCTCGAACGCGACGACCTGGTGGAGATCCAGCCGCACACGCGGGTCGCCGTCAAGGCGCTGCCGCCGGAGGAGGCGCTGTGGGCGGCCGAGCTGAGGGGCGTTCTGGAGCCGGTGGCCGCCAGGGACGCCGCCGAGCGCGTGGGCGACCACGACCTGGCCAACGCCGCTCGCGCCCTCGCCGAGTTGCGGCTCTGGCTCGAGACGGATCACGCGCCCGGTTACCTGGCGAGCTACGCGGAGTTCCACGACGTCGTGCTCGCGGCCACGCCCAACCGGCGGCTGGCGCGCGCCGTGACCGAGCTTCGCTTGGTGAGTCGGCGCTTCCGCGCGGTGTACCGCGAGGAGTCTCTGGCGCGCGGTACTGAGCGGGACCTGACGGCCGTGTACCAGGCGCTCGAGGCTCGCGACAAGGGGGCCGCCTTCGCGTCCATGCGGACCCACTGCCGGCGCTCCCTCGCCCATCTGCGGGAGCGGCTCGCTGGGGCCGCGGCGTCGGTGACCCCTGCGCCCGGGGCGGAGCGTGGGGGCGGGACCCGACGGCGGCCCACCGACCACGCCCAGCAGTTGGACCCGCTCATCAAGCTCTGGTAG